From the Syntrophales bacterium genome, the window TATCTGTAAAGAAAACCGAAGAGGTTGATCTGGAAGAAATTGAAAAGGAAGTAGCCGGTTCCAGTAAGGATGAAGAGACAGAAGAGATTGCTTCGATAAATATGGTAAAGGACATAGATGATGGGAAGCCCCCGGAAGAATCACCGGAAGAAAAGGAGCACAGCGAATAGAAAATGACAAATGATAGGGGAAATAAAAAAAAACCATATACAAAAGGGAAAAAATTCTTTCACAGAAGAAAGGTTTGCAGATTTTGCAGTAATTCAAACATGAAAATGGATTACAAAGATCCAGGTACACTAAGAATTTTTCTCACCGAGAGAGGCAAGATTGTACCCAGAAGAATTTCAGGAAATTGCGCTAAACATCAAAGGGAACTAACCTCAGAAATCAGAAAAGCCAGAACAATAGCCCTTTTACCTTTTGTGACTACCGAAGGTTGATATGATCGTAAGAAGCACCAGATGAGGCTTTGCATAATACCAATATTGTCATTGCGAGCGAAGCGAAGCAATCTCATAACATATTGATAATTCATAAGATTGCCGCGTCGCTAAAGCTCCTCGCAATGACCAGAATTGCAGTTTTGCAAAGCTCTC encodes:
- the rpsR gene encoding 30S ribosomal protein S18, producing MTNDRGNKKKPYTKGKKFFHRRKVCRFCSNSNMKMDYKDPGTLRIFLTERGKIVPRRISGNCAKHQRELTSEIRKARTIALLPFVTTEG